One genomic window of Pseudanabaenaceae cyanobacterium SKYG29 includes the following:
- the psbE gene encoding cytochrome b559 subunit alpha — protein sequence MAGTTGERPFADIITSVRYWVIHAFTIPALFLAGWLFVSTGLAYDVFGTPRPNEYYTDTRQTAPVIQERFDVAKELPKLQK from the coding sequence ATGGCTGGAACTACGGGTGAACGTCCCTTTGCCGACATTATCACTAGTGTGCGGTATTGGGTCATTCATGCTTTTACTATCCCTGCCCTATTTTTAGCGGGGTGGCTGTTTGTCAGCACTGGTCTGGCTTACGATGTGTTTGGCACCCCCCGTCCCAATGAATACTATACCGATACTCGCCAAACTGCTCCTGTGATTCAAGAGCGTTTTGATGTCGCTAAAGAGTTACCGAAGTTGCAAAAGTAA
- the psbF gene encoding cytochrome b559 subunit beta — MATQNPNQPVQYPVFTVRWLAVHALAVPTVFFIGAISAMQFISR, encoded by the coding sequence ATGGCAACCCAAAATCCTAATCAACCCGTCCAATACCCCGTGTTCACAGTCCGCTGGCTGGCTGTACATGCCCTGGCTGTACCCACTGTCTTCTTCATCGGGGCAATTTCCGCTATGCAGTTCATTTCTCGTTAG
- a CDS encoding photosystem II reaction center protein J, with amino-acid sequence MLQNGRIPLWIVATVAGLSVIAVMGLFFYGSYVGLGSST; translated from the coding sequence ATGTTACAAAATGGACGCATTCCCCTCTGGATTGTGGCGACAGTCGCGGGTCTGTCTGTGATTGCAGTGATGGGTCTGTTCTTTTATGGCTCCTATGTGGGCTTAGGTTCCAGTACCTAA
- a CDS encoding photosystem II reaction center protein L: MAPKNPNTQPVELNRTSLFLGLLLILVTVLLFSSYFFN; encoded by the coding sequence ATGGCACCCAAGAATCCCAATACGCAACCCGTGGAATTAAATCGCACTTCCCTGTTTTTAGGGTTGTTGTTGATTTTGGTGACGGTCTTGCTGTTCTCTAGCTATTTCTTTAACTAG